A genomic segment from Toxotes jaculatrix isolate fToxJac2 chromosome 6, fToxJac2.pri, whole genome shotgun sequence encodes:
- the hdlbpa gene encoding high density lipoprotein binding protein a isoform X2, translating to MSSVAVLTQESFNEHRSGLLPEQSGAAVAGPSAGEDEDALPTYKEAFPPLPEKAASPEGTQETANAWTSKIRPLKSSIITQVFHVPLEERKYKDINQFGEGDQAKVCVDIMHKTGAHLELSLAKDQGLSIMVSGKLDAVMKARKEIVSRLQTQASATVAIPKEHHRFVIGKNGEKLQELELKTATKIQIPRPDDPSNQIKISGTKEGLEKAKHEILLISAEQDKRAVERVNIDKVYHPFITGAYNKLVGEMMQETGARINVPPPSVNKTEIVITGEKEQVALAVAMIKKVYEDKKKNATTIAVEVKKSQHKYVIGPKGNTLQEILDRTGVSVEIPPSDSSSETVILRGEPDRLGQALTEVYAKANSYTVSSVSAPSWLHRFIIGKKGQNLAKITQQMPKVHIEFTEGEDKITLEGPTKDVQMVQSQIEAIVTDLVSRMDYAEISVDPKFHRHLIGKGGVNINRIKELHKVTVRIPPDNEKSNLIRIEGDPQGVQEAKKELLELASRMENERTKDLIIEQRFHRAIIGQKGEKIKEVRDKFPEVIINFPDPAQKSDIVQLRGPRTEVEKCSKFMQKIVAEMVENSFSVSVPIFKQFHRNIIGKGGSNIKKIREETNTKIDLPAENSNSEMIVITGKKANCEAARNRILAIQKELANITEIEVSIPSKLHNSLIGSKGRLVRSIMEECGGVHIHFPTEGSGIDKVTIRGPVEEVEKAKQQLLGLAEEKQTKSHTAELRAKPEYHKFLIGKGGGNIRKVRDSTGARIIFPTAEDKDQELITVVGTEEAVREAQKELEELIRSLDNVVEDTMSVDPKHHRYFVARRGQVLRDLADEYGGVMVSFPRTGSQSEKVTLKGAKECVEAAKKRMQEIVEDLDAQVTIECVIPQKFHRSIMGPKGSRIQQITRDHNVQIKFPEREDPQAPPAEAPIQENGEANGDVKEPVDSNAPKKCDVIVISGRKERCEAAVEALKALVPVTIEVEVPFELHRYIIGQKGSGIRKMMDEFEVNIQVPAPEQQSDKISITGLANHLDRAKEGLLERVKELQAEQEDRALRSFKLTITVDPKYHPKIIGRKGAIITKIRTEHDVNIQFPEKNDENQDQITITGYEHKAIAARDAIKAIVDELEEMISEDITLDSRVHARIIGARGKGIRKIMDEFKVDLRFPQSGAADPNLVTVTGRPELVDEAIDHLLNLEEEYMADVVENEAKMAYMRPPGGSTAAMDEQRGPSKGFVVREAPWTTGNEKAPDMTSSEDFPSFGAPVATKTSPWGPKRF from the exons ATGAGCTCAGTCGCTGTACTTACGCAGGAAAGCTTCAATGAGCACCGCAGTGGGCTCTTGCCAGAGCAGAGTGGTG CTGCTGTGGCAGGACCCAGTGctggagaggatgaggatgCCCTTCCTACCTACAAGGAGGCCTTCCCACCTCTGCCTGAGAAGGCGGCCTCACCTGAGGGGACCCAGGAAACTGCCAACGCCTGGACATCCAAGATCCGTCCTCTCAAGTCTTCTATTATCACCCAG GTTTTCCATGTGCCGCTAGAGGAGCGCAAGTACAAGGACATTAACCAGTTTGGGGAAGGAGACCAAGCAAAGGTCTGTGTGGACATCATGCACAAGACCGGAGCCCACCTGGAACTCTCCTTGGCGAAAGATCAGGGTCTTTCCATCATGGTTTCTGGAAAGCTGGATGCTGTGATGAAGGCTCGCAAGGAGATTGTGTCCCGACTGCAGACTCAG GCTTCAGCTACTGTCGCCATCCCCAAGGAGCACCATCGTTTTGTCATCGGTAAAAATGGGGAGAAGCTTCAGGAGCTAGAGCTCAAGACTGCCACCAAAATCCAGATCCCACGACCTGACGACCCCAGCAACCAGATCAAGATCTCTGGTACCAAGGAGGGCTTGGAGAAGGCAAAGCATGAGATCCTGTTGATCTCTGCTGAGCAG GACAAGCGTGCTGTAGAGAGGGTGAACATTGACAAGGTGTACCACCCCTTCATCACCGGTGCCTACAATAAGCTGGTAGGAGAGATGATGCAGGAGACCGGTGCCCGCATCAATGTTCCCCCTCCAAGTGTGAACAAGACTGAGATTGTCATCACTGGGGAGAAGGAGCAGGTTGCCCTTGCTGTGGCTATGATCAAGAAGGTTTATGAAGACAAG AAGAAGAATGCCACCACTATTGCAGTGGAGGTGAAGAAGTCTCAGCATAAATATGTGATTGGCCCCAAGGGAAACACTCTACAGGAGATCCTGGATAGAACTGGTGTGTCTGTTGAAATCCCACCTTCTGACAGCAGCTCAGAAACTGTCATCCTTCGTGGGGAGCCGGACCGTCTGGGTCAGGCTCTCACTGAAGTTTACGCCAAG GCAAACAGCTACACTGTTTCCTCGGTCTCAGCTCCTTCTTGGCTTCATCGTTTCATTATTGGCAAGAAGGGGCAGAACTTGGCCAAGATCACCCAACAAATGCCCAAG GTGCACATTGAGTTCACTGAGGGAGAGGATAAGATCACCCTGGAGGGTCCCACCAAAGACGTGCAGATGGTGCAGAGCCAGATTGAAGCCATTGTAACAGATCTG GTGAGCCGTATGGACTATGCAGAGATCAGTGTGGATCCCAAATTCCACCGACACCTGATTGGAAAAGGAGGTGTTAACA TCAACCGCATCAAAGAGCTGCACAAGGTGACTGTCCGCATTCCCCCTGACAATGAGAAAAGCAACCTGATCCGCATCGAGGGGGATCCCCAGGGTGTACAGGAAGCCAAGAAGGAGCTGCTTGAGCTTGCGTCACGCATG GAGAATGAGCGTACAAAGGACCTGATCATTGAACAGCGTTTTCACAGAGCCATCATCGGCCAAAAAGGGGAGAAGATTAAAGAAGTGCGCGACAAATTCCCAGAG GTCATCATCAATTTCCCCGACCCAGCACAGAAAAGTGACATCGTTCAACTTAGGGGCCCACGAACTGAGGTGGAGAAATGCTCAAAGTTCATGCAGAAGATTGTGGCTGAAATG GTGGAAAACAGCTTTTCTGTCTCAGTCCCCATCTTCAAGCAGTTCCACAGAAACATAATTGGAAAAGGAGGATCAAACATTAAGAAG ATTCGTGAGGAAACCAACACAAAAATTGACCTGCCCGCTGAGAACAGCAACTCAGAGATGATTGTCATCACTGGGAAGAAGGCAAACTGTGAGGCTGCACGGAATCGCATCTTGGCAATTCAGAAGGAGCTG GCAAACATCACAGAGATAGAGGTTTCCATTCCCTCCAAGCTGCACAACTCCTTGATTGGGTCGAAGGGCCGTTTGGTGCGCTCGATCATGGAGGAGTGTGGCGGCGTACACATTCACTTCCCTACTGAGGGCTCAGGGATTGATAAGGTCACCATCCGAGGCCCCgtagaggaggtggagaaagcCAAGCAGCAACTGCTTGGCTTGGCAGAGGAGAAG CAAACGAAGAGCCACACTGCTGAGCTGCGTGCAAAGCCGGAATACCACAAGTTCCTCATTGGGAAAGGTGGTGGAAACATCCGTAAGGTTCGTGACAGCACCGGGGCTAGGATCATCTTCCCCACTGCAGAGGACAAAGACCAGGAGCTCATCACTGTGGTTGGCACTGAGGAAGCAGTGCGGGAGGCacagaaggagctggaggagctcaTCAGGAGTTTG gaCAATGTCGTTGAGGATACTATGAGTGTTGACCCCAAGCATCATCGCTACTTTGTGGCTCGCCGTGGCCAAGTCCTCAGGGACCTTGCTGATGAATATGGAGGTGTGATGGTGAGCTTCCCTCGCACGGGTTCTCAGAGTGAAAAGGTCACCCTCAAAGGAGCCAAAGAATGTGTGGAGGCAGCCAAGAAGCGCATGCAGGAGATTGTTGAGGACTTG gacgCTCAAGTGACCATTGAGTGTGTGATTCCTCAGAAGTTCCACCGTTCTATCATGGGTCCTAAGGGCTCACGGATCCAGCAGATCACCAGAGATCACAATGTACAGATTAAGTTCCCAGAGCGCGAGGACCCACAAG CGCCTCCCGCTGAGGCTCCTATTCAGGAGAATGGAGAGGCTAACGGAGACGTGAAGGAGCCTGTCGATTCAAATGCACCCAAAAAGTGTGACGTGATCGTGATTTCTGGCCGCAAAGAGCGGTGCGAGGCTGCCGTGGAAGCACTGAAG GCCTTGGTTCCTGTCACTATTGAGGTGGAAGTGCCTTTTGAGCTTCATCGATACATCATTGGACAGAAAGGAAGTGGAATTCGTAAGATGATGGATGAATTTGAG GTTAACATTCAAGTGCCTGCTCCTGAGCAGCAGTCGGATAAAATCTCCATCACCGGCTTGGCCAATCACCTTGATCGCGCCAAAGAGGGCCTCCTGGAGCGCGTCAAAGAGCTGCAGGCCGAGCAAGAGGATCGG GCACTCAGGAGCTTCAAGCTGACCATCACTGTGGACCCCAAGTATCACCCCAAAATCATCGGCCGCAAGGGTGCCATTATTACAAAAATCCGCACCGAGCATGATGTTAACATCCAGTTCCCAGAGAAGAATGATGAaaatcag GATCAGATTACTATTACAGGGTATGAGCACAAAGCCATAGCTGCACGAGACGCCATTAAGGCTATCGTGGACGAGCTTGAAGAGATGATCTCTGAGGATATCACCCTGGACAGCAGGGTTCATGCCCGCATCATTGGAGCCCGCGGCAAAGGCATCCGCAAGATCATGGATGAGTTTAAG GTTGATCTCAGGTTTCCCCAGAGTGGAGCTGCAGACCCAAACCTCGTGACAGTCACAGGTCGCCCTGAGCTTGTGGATGAGGCCATTGACCACCTTCTTAACCTGGAAGAGGAATAC ATGGCAGATGTTGTGGAGAATGAGGCAAAGATGGCTTACATGAGGCCTCCTGGGGGTAGCACTGCTGCCATGGATGAACAGCGTGGCCCATCCAAAGGCTTTGTGGTGAGGGAGGCTCCCTGGACTACGGGCAATGAGAAG GCCCCTGATATGACCAGCTCTGAAGATTTCCCCAGCTTTGGAGCCCCAGTGGCAACCAAGACCTCTCCCTGGGGACCCAAGCGCTTCTAA
- the hdlbpa gene encoding high density lipoprotein binding protein a isoform X1, with the protein MSSVAVLTQESFNEHRSGLLPEQSGAAVAGPSAGEDEDALPTYKEAFPPLPEKAASPEGTQETANAWTSKIRPLKSSIITQVFHVPLEERKYKDINQFGEGDQAKVCVDIMHKTGAHLELSLAKDQGLSIMVSGKLDAVMKARKEIVSRLQTQASATVAIPKEHHRFVIGKNGEKLQELELKTATKIQIPRPDDPSNQIKISGTKEGLEKAKHEILLISAEQDKRAVERVNIDKVYHPFITGAYNKLVGEMMQETGARINVPPPSVNKTEIVITGEKEQVALAVAMIKKVYEDKKKNATTIAVEVKKSQHKYVIGPKGNTLQEILDRTGVSVEIPPSDSSSETVILRGEPDRLGQALTEVYAKANSYTVSSVSAPSWLHRFIIGKKGQNLAKITQQMPKVHIEFTEGEDKITLEGPTKDVQMVQSQIEAIVTDLVSRMDYAEISVDPKFHRHLIGKGGVNINRIKELHKVTVRIPPDNEKSNLIRIEGDPQGVQEAKKELLELASRMENERTKDLIIEQRFHRAIIGQKGEKIKEVRDKFPEVIINFPDPAQKSDIVQLRGPRTEVEKCSKFMQKIVAEMVENSFSVSVPIFKQFHRNIIGKGGSNIKKIREETNTKIDLPAENSNSEMIVITGKKANCEAARNRILAIQKELANITEIEVSIPSKLHNSLIGSKGRLVRSIMEECGGVHIHFPTEGSGIDKVTIRGPVEEVEKAKQQLLGLAEEKQTKSHTAELRAKPEYHKFLIGKGGGNIRKVRDSTGARIIFPTAEDKDQELITVVGTEEAVREAQKELEELIRSLDNVVEDTMSVDPKHHRYFVARRGQVLRDLADEYGGVMVSFPRTGSQSEKVTLKGAKECVEAAKKRMQEIVEDLDAQVTIECVIPQKFHRSIMGPKGSRIQQITRDHNVQIKFPEREDPQAAPPAEAPIQENGEANGDVKEPVDSNAPKKCDVIVISGRKERCEAAVEALKALVPVTIEVEVPFELHRYIIGQKGSGIRKMMDEFEVNIQVPAPEQQSDKISITGLANHLDRAKEGLLERVKELQAEQEDRALRSFKLTITVDPKYHPKIIGRKGAIITKIRTEHDVNIQFPEKNDENQDQITITGYEHKAIAARDAIKAIVDELEEMISEDITLDSRVHARIIGARGKGIRKIMDEFKVDLRFPQSGAADPNLVTVTGRPELVDEAIDHLLNLEEEYMADVVENEAKMAYMRPPGGSTAAMDEQRGPSKGFVVREAPWTTGNEKAPDMTSSEDFPSFGAPVATKTSPWGPKRF; encoded by the exons ATGAGCTCAGTCGCTGTACTTACGCAGGAAAGCTTCAATGAGCACCGCAGTGGGCTCTTGCCAGAGCAGAGTGGTG CTGCTGTGGCAGGACCCAGTGctggagaggatgaggatgCCCTTCCTACCTACAAGGAGGCCTTCCCACCTCTGCCTGAGAAGGCGGCCTCACCTGAGGGGACCCAGGAAACTGCCAACGCCTGGACATCCAAGATCCGTCCTCTCAAGTCTTCTATTATCACCCAG GTTTTCCATGTGCCGCTAGAGGAGCGCAAGTACAAGGACATTAACCAGTTTGGGGAAGGAGACCAAGCAAAGGTCTGTGTGGACATCATGCACAAGACCGGAGCCCACCTGGAACTCTCCTTGGCGAAAGATCAGGGTCTTTCCATCATGGTTTCTGGAAAGCTGGATGCTGTGATGAAGGCTCGCAAGGAGATTGTGTCCCGACTGCAGACTCAG GCTTCAGCTACTGTCGCCATCCCCAAGGAGCACCATCGTTTTGTCATCGGTAAAAATGGGGAGAAGCTTCAGGAGCTAGAGCTCAAGACTGCCACCAAAATCCAGATCCCACGACCTGACGACCCCAGCAACCAGATCAAGATCTCTGGTACCAAGGAGGGCTTGGAGAAGGCAAAGCATGAGATCCTGTTGATCTCTGCTGAGCAG GACAAGCGTGCTGTAGAGAGGGTGAACATTGACAAGGTGTACCACCCCTTCATCACCGGTGCCTACAATAAGCTGGTAGGAGAGATGATGCAGGAGACCGGTGCCCGCATCAATGTTCCCCCTCCAAGTGTGAACAAGACTGAGATTGTCATCACTGGGGAGAAGGAGCAGGTTGCCCTTGCTGTGGCTATGATCAAGAAGGTTTATGAAGACAAG AAGAAGAATGCCACCACTATTGCAGTGGAGGTGAAGAAGTCTCAGCATAAATATGTGATTGGCCCCAAGGGAAACACTCTACAGGAGATCCTGGATAGAACTGGTGTGTCTGTTGAAATCCCACCTTCTGACAGCAGCTCAGAAACTGTCATCCTTCGTGGGGAGCCGGACCGTCTGGGTCAGGCTCTCACTGAAGTTTACGCCAAG GCAAACAGCTACACTGTTTCCTCGGTCTCAGCTCCTTCTTGGCTTCATCGTTTCATTATTGGCAAGAAGGGGCAGAACTTGGCCAAGATCACCCAACAAATGCCCAAG GTGCACATTGAGTTCACTGAGGGAGAGGATAAGATCACCCTGGAGGGTCCCACCAAAGACGTGCAGATGGTGCAGAGCCAGATTGAAGCCATTGTAACAGATCTG GTGAGCCGTATGGACTATGCAGAGATCAGTGTGGATCCCAAATTCCACCGACACCTGATTGGAAAAGGAGGTGTTAACA TCAACCGCATCAAAGAGCTGCACAAGGTGACTGTCCGCATTCCCCCTGACAATGAGAAAAGCAACCTGATCCGCATCGAGGGGGATCCCCAGGGTGTACAGGAAGCCAAGAAGGAGCTGCTTGAGCTTGCGTCACGCATG GAGAATGAGCGTACAAAGGACCTGATCATTGAACAGCGTTTTCACAGAGCCATCATCGGCCAAAAAGGGGAGAAGATTAAAGAAGTGCGCGACAAATTCCCAGAG GTCATCATCAATTTCCCCGACCCAGCACAGAAAAGTGACATCGTTCAACTTAGGGGCCCACGAACTGAGGTGGAGAAATGCTCAAAGTTCATGCAGAAGATTGTGGCTGAAATG GTGGAAAACAGCTTTTCTGTCTCAGTCCCCATCTTCAAGCAGTTCCACAGAAACATAATTGGAAAAGGAGGATCAAACATTAAGAAG ATTCGTGAGGAAACCAACACAAAAATTGACCTGCCCGCTGAGAACAGCAACTCAGAGATGATTGTCATCACTGGGAAGAAGGCAAACTGTGAGGCTGCACGGAATCGCATCTTGGCAATTCAGAAGGAGCTG GCAAACATCACAGAGATAGAGGTTTCCATTCCCTCCAAGCTGCACAACTCCTTGATTGGGTCGAAGGGCCGTTTGGTGCGCTCGATCATGGAGGAGTGTGGCGGCGTACACATTCACTTCCCTACTGAGGGCTCAGGGATTGATAAGGTCACCATCCGAGGCCCCgtagaggaggtggagaaagcCAAGCAGCAACTGCTTGGCTTGGCAGAGGAGAAG CAAACGAAGAGCCACACTGCTGAGCTGCGTGCAAAGCCGGAATACCACAAGTTCCTCATTGGGAAAGGTGGTGGAAACATCCGTAAGGTTCGTGACAGCACCGGGGCTAGGATCATCTTCCCCACTGCAGAGGACAAAGACCAGGAGCTCATCACTGTGGTTGGCACTGAGGAAGCAGTGCGGGAGGCacagaaggagctggaggagctcaTCAGGAGTTTG gaCAATGTCGTTGAGGATACTATGAGTGTTGACCCCAAGCATCATCGCTACTTTGTGGCTCGCCGTGGCCAAGTCCTCAGGGACCTTGCTGATGAATATGGAGGTGTGATGGTGAGCTTCCCTCGCACGGGTTCTCAGAGTGAAAAGGTCACCCTCAAAGGAGCCAAAGAATGTGTGGAGGCAGCCAAGAAGCGCATGCAGGAGATTGTTGAGGACTTG gacgCTCAAGTGACCATTGAGTGTGTGATTCCTCAGAAGTTCCACCGTTCTATCATGGGTCCTAAGGGCTCACGGATCCAGCAGATCACCAGAGATCACAATGTACAGATTAAGTTCCCAGAGCGCGAGGACCCACAAG CAGCGCCTCCCGCTGAGGCTCCTATTCAGGAGAATGGAGAGGCTAACGGAGACGTGAAGGAGCCTGTCGATTCAAATGCACCCAAAAAGTGTGACGTGATCGTGATTTCTGGCCGCAAAGAGCGGTGCGAGGCTGCCGTGGAAGCACTGAAG GCCTTGGTTCCTGTCACTATTGAGGTGGAAGTGCCTTTTGAGCTTCATCGATACATCATTGGACAGAAAGGAAGTGGAATTCGTAAGATGATGGATGAATTTGAG GTTAACATTCAAGTGCCTGCTCCTGAGCAGCAGTCGGATAAAATCTCCATCACCGGCTTGGCCAATCACCTTGATCGCGCCAAAGAGGGCCTCCTGGAGCGCGTCAAAGAGCTGCAGGCCGAGCAAGAGGATCGG GCACTCAGGAGCTTCAAGCTGACCATCACTGTGGACCCCAAGTATCACCCCAAAATCATCGGCCGCAAGGGTGCCATTATTACAAAAATCCGCACCGAGCATGATGTTAACATCCAGTTCCCAGAGAAGAATGATGAaaatcag GATCAGATTACTATTACAGGGTATGAGCACAAAGCCATAGCTGCACGAGACGCCATTAAGGCTATCGTGGACGAGCTTGAAGAGATGATCTCTGAGGATATCACCCTGGACAGCAGGGTTCATGCCCGCATCATTGGAGCCCGCGGCAAAGGCATCCGCAAGATCATGGATGAGTTTAAG GTTGATCTCAGGTTTCCCCAGAGTGGAGCTGCAGACCCAAACCTCGTGACAGTCACAGGTCGCCCTGAGCTTGTGGATGAGGCCATTGACCACCTTCTTAACCTGGAAGAGGAATAC ATGGCAGATGTTGTGGAGAATGAGGCAAAGATGGCTTACATGAGGCCTCCTGGGGGTAGCACTGCTGCCATGGATGAACAGCGTGGCCCATCCAAAGGCTTTGTGGTGAGGGAGGCTCCCTGGACTACGGGCAATGAGAAG GCCCCTGATATGACCAGCTCTGAAGATTTCCCCAGCTTTGGAGCCCCAGTGGCAACCAAGACCTCTCCCTGGGGACCCAAGCGCTTCTAA